CTCGGACGACGGGCGGCCCGTGATGAGCTCGGCGCTTCTCCGGCGCGCCCTCGAGTACGCGCAGGCCTTCGGCAAGCCCATCGTCTCCCACGCGGAGGACGCGACCCTCGCCGACGGGGGCGTGATGCACGAGGGGTTCGTCTCGACCGACCTCGGGCTGCGGGGGATCCCGGCCGCCGCCGAGGAGATCATGGTGGCCCGCGACATCGCGCTGGCCGAGCTGACGGGTCATCGCGTCCACATCGCCCATGTCTCGACCGCGGCCGCGGTGCGGCTTCTCCGGGACGCCCGGGCCCGGGGGGTTCCGGTCACGGGCGAGGTCACGCCGCACCATCTCCTCCTGACCGACGAGACGCTCCGCAGCTACGATGCCAACGCCAAGATGGCGCCGCCCCTCCGGGGGAAGCGCGATGTCGAGGCGTGCCGCGAGGCGCTGGCCGACGGGACGCTGGACGCGATCGCCACCGACCACGCGCCCCACGCCCTGGCGGACAAGGAGGTCGAGCTGGATCAGGCGGCCAACGGGATCGTCGGATTGGAGACGGCCGTCGCGCTCTGCCTCACCCACCTGGTCCGGGAGCGGGTGCTCGACCTCGGAACCTTGATCGCGCGGCTCACGGTCGGCCCGGCCCGGATCCTCGATCTCCCGGGTGGAAGCCTCACCCCCGGCGCGCCCGGAGACGTGACGATCCTGGACCTCGATCGGGAACACGTGATCG
This is a stretch of genomic DNA from Candidatus Methylomirabilota bacterium. It encodes these proteins:
- a CDS encoding dihydroorotase → MNLLIRNGRVIDPANGLDAPAEVLILDGRVSRVGPRLEVPAETPSVDAGGRVVAPGFMDIHVHLREPGQEYKETIATGTRAAAAGGFAAIACMANTQPVNDTRAVTDYITAQARAEGVVRVYPIGAVTRGLGGRELAELGELAEAGCVAYSDDGRPVMSSALLRRALEYAQAFGKPIVSHAEDATLADGGVMHEGFVSTDLGLRGIPAAAEEIMVARDIALAELTGHRVHIAHVSTAAAVRLLRDARARGVPVTGEVTPHHLLLTDETLRSYDANAKMAPPLRGKRDVEACREALADGTLDAIATDHAPHALADKEVELDQAANGIVGLETAVALCLTHLVRERVLDLGTLIARLTVGPARILDLPGGSLTPGAPGDVTILDLDREHVIDPGRFYSRARNTPFRGWRCVGAPWMTIVGGRVVMAEGVVERGPSR